CGCCTGCCCGGGTACGAGCCGACGCCGCTGCGGTCGCTGCCCGACCTCGCCGCCGACCTCGGCCTGGGCGGCGTGCTGGTGAAGGACGAGAGCTCCCGCCTCGGGCTGCCCGCCTTCAAGATGCTGGGCGCCTCGTGGGCGACCTACCGGGCGCTCGTGGACCGGCTGGGGCGGGACGTGGAGCCGTGGTCGACGGTTGACGAGCTGCGCGAGCGCCTCGCCCCTCTGCAGCCGGTGACCCTGGCGACGGCGACCGACGGCAACCACGGGCGGGCCGTCGCCCGCATGGCCAGGCTCACCGGGTGCGCCGCCCGCATCTGGGTGCCCGAGCACACGGCCGCGGCCCGGATCGAGGCCATCGAGTCCGAGGGCGCGCGGGTGGCGGTGGTCGCCGGCGGCTACGACGACGCCGTCGAGGTCGTGCGGCAGGCGGCCGACGACCGCACGGTCATCGTCAGCGACACGGCCTGGGAGGGCTACGACCGCGTCCCGGCGTGGGTGATCGAGGGGTACTCGACGATCTTCTGGGAGGTCGACGACCAGCTGGCCGAGGCCGGCCTGCCGGCGCCCGACGTGGTCGTCGTCCCGGTCGGGGTCGGGGCCCTGGCCGCCGCCGCGGTCGCCCACCTGCGCCGGCCCGGCGGGCCCGACGGCACCGTCCTCGTGTCGGTCGAGCCCGACGACGCCGCCTGCGTGCTCGCCTCGATCGAGGCCGGGGGGCTCGTCACCCTGCCGGGCCGCCAGCGCTCGATCATGGCCGGGCTGAACTGCGGCACCCCGTCGCCGGTGGCGTGGCCGCTGGTGTCCGCCGGGTTCGACTGGTTCGTGGCCGTGGACGACGACGCCGCCAGGGACGCCATGCGGGCGCTGGCCCGGCAGGGGATCGTGGCCGGGGAGACGGGGGCGGCCGCGCTCGCCGGGCTGGCCGCCGCCCGCGGCGTGCTCGACCGGTCGGCCACCGCGCTGCTGCTGTGCACCGAGGGGGCGACCGACCCGGTCGCCTACCGCGAGATCGTCGGGGTGGTGCCATGACCATCGTCCGGCAGGTGACCATCTCGCTGCCGCCGTGGGTCGACGACGTGCTCGCCCGCCACCCGGCCCCGGCCGGCGACGAGGAGCGGATGCG
The sequence above is drawn from the Acidimicrobiales bacterium genome and encodes:
- a CDS encoding diaminopropionate ammonia-lyase, producing the protein MTPTAVRNPLRRPVEVAPGREPLGLHRRLPGYEPTPLRSLPDLAADLGLGGVLVKDESSRLGLPAFKMLGASWATYRALVDRLGRDVEPWSTVDELRERLAPLQPVTLATATDGNHGRAVARMARLTGCAARIWVPEHTAAARIEAIESEGARVAVVAGGYDDAVEVVRQAADDRTVIVSDTAWEGYDRVPAWVIEGYSTIFWEVDDQLAEAGLPAPDVVVVPVGVGALAAAAVAHLRRPGGPDGTVLVSVEPDDAACVLASIEAGGLVTLPGRQRSIMAGLNCGTPSPVAWPLVSAGFDWFVAVDDDAARDAMRALARQGIVAGETGAAALAGLAAARGVLDRSATALLLCTEGATDPVAYREIVGVVP